In Notamacropus eugenii isolate mMacEug1 chromosome 1, mMacEug1.pri_v2, whole genome shotgun sequence, one genomic interval encodes:
- the BCCIP gene encoding BRCA2 and CDKN1A-interacting protein: MSRPRSPNPEAAAQVQWETGSMASQAKKRALGNRHPQPPGARAEEEREETAEDTDESGDESDEEEDEEDELVNQEVTVEFEAHSISSDDFDGIKKLLQQLFLKAAVNIAELTSLLIQQSHVGSVIKQTDVPEESDEEEDEEDEIFGFISLLNLTESKGTECTEQIKELILSLCEKDMVEQLHKLLNDPTKPVGLLLSERFINVPPQIALPMHQQLQKELAESHKANQPCGKCYYYLMISKTFREASRNSRNKGNAPQKEELMFANAEEEFFYEKALLKFSYSVQEESDLALGGRWSFDDLPMKPLRTVMVIPASKMSAVMETMKEYLSI, translated from the exons ATGAGCCGGCCCAGAAGCCCTAACCCGGAAGCAGCTGCGCAGGTGCAGTGGGAGACAGGCAGCATGGCGTCCCAGGCCAAGAAGCGCGCCCTGGGCAACCGGCACCCGCAGCCTCCGGGAGCCCGGGCCGAGGAGGAGCGCGAGGAGACGGCGGAGGACACCGACGAGAGCGGCGACGAGAGCGATGAAGAGGAGGACGAAGAAGACGAGCTCGTCAACCAG GAAGTGACAGTGGAGTTTGAAGCTCATTCTATCTCCAGTGATGACTTTGATGGAATAAAAAAACTACTACAACAG CTTTTCCTCAAGGCTGCAGTGAACATTGCTGAGCTCACCAGTCTGCTAATACAGCAGAGTCACGTGGGGAGCGTCATTAAG caaacAGATGTTCCAGAAGAaagtgatgaggaggaggatgaagaagacGAGATTTTTGGTTTCATAAGCCTCTTGAATTTAACCGAAAGCAAG GGTACTGAATGCACTGAACAGATTAAAGAGTTGATTCTGAGCCTCTGTGAGAAGGATATGGTTGAACAGCTGCATAAGCTCCTCAATGATCCCACTAAACCTGTGGGTCTCCTGCTAAGTGAAAGATTCATTAACGTCCCGCCCCAGATCGCTCTGCCCATGCACCAGCAGCTCCA GAAGGAGCTCGCAGAGTCACACAAGGCCAATCAACCTTGTGGCAAGTGCTACTACTACCTCATGATCAGTAAGACATTCCGAGAGGCTTCAAGGAATTCCAGAAACAAAGGGAATGCTCCACAGAAAGAAGAGCTGATGTTTGCCAATGCAGAGGAGGAGTTTTTCTATGAG AAAGCACTTCTCAAATTCAGCTACTCAGTGCAAGAGGAGAGTGACCTGGCTTTGGGAGGCAGGTGGTCTTTTGATGACTTACCCATGAAGCCCTTGCGGACGGTGATGGTCATCCCAGCGAGCAAGATGAGCGCAGTCATGGAGACGATGAAGGAGTACCTTTCCATATAA